The Oncorhynchus nerka isolate Pitt River linkage group LG24, Oner_Uvic_2.0, whole genome shotgun sequence genome has a window encoding:
- the LOC115107434 gene encoding forkhead box protein Q1-like, protein MKLEVFSASHFVQKPMEVCSHSDAEGSVPSPLSGDELGSDGDCVANSPAPATPSSSDGKGKPYTRRPKPPYSYIALIAMAIRDSGSGRLTLAEINDYLMKKFPFFRGSYTGWRNSVRHNLSLNDCFLKVLRDPSRPWGKDNYWMLNPHSEYTFADGVFRRRRKRITKGRSGGSNKDTETPDIQTPGEETRISAPASVTSREERVMGAKFSSSSSSFSIDSILSKPFIRREDRDHTDRDSAHANPGAHRLYWPAGSHHMLPYTLAYPPLPAVMAHAHAQHSYHQVSTGASHMLNVYRCSLAEHAEHTRDPLTALHMTSQGHMPNSEAAFSPVKMHTARVGSCHPFQIDSLLS, encoded by the coding sequence atgaAACTTGAAGTGTTCTCCGCAAGCCACTTCGTTCAGAAGCCTATGGAGGTTTGCAGTCACAGTGATGCGGAAGGTAGCGTCCCCTCTCCCCTATCCGGGGACGAGCTGGGCTCAGACGGGGACTGCGTGGCCAACAGCCCGGCACCTGCTACCCCGAGCAGCAGCGATGGCAAGGGAAAGCCCTACACCCGCAGACCCAAGCCGCCCTACTCCTACATCGCACTCATCGCCATGGCCATCCGGGACTCCGGCAGCGGCCGGTTGACTCTGGCCGAGATCAACGACTACTTGATGAAGAAGTTCCCGTTCTTCCGGGGCAGCTACACCGGGTGGAGGAACTCGGTGCGCCACAACCTGTCGCTGAACGACTGTTTCCTCAAAGTGCTCCGGGACCCTTCCAGGCCATGGGGCAAGGACAACTACTGGATGCTGAACccgcacagcgagtacaccttcGCTGACGGGGTGTTCCGTCGCAGGAGGAAGCGCATCACTAAGGGCCGGTCCGGTGGTTCCAATAAGGACACCGAGACCCCTGACATCCAGACACCAGGCGAGGAGACTCGCATCTCGGCCCCTGCTTCTGTTACCTCCCgggaggagagggtgatgggagccAAGTTCTCCAGCTCTTCCAGCTCCTTCTCCATCGATAGCATCCTCAGCAAGCCCTTCATACGTAGGGAGGACAGAGATCACACCGATAGAGACAGTGCACATGCCAACCCCGGTGCCCACCGGCTCTATTGGCCCGCGGGTTCTCACCACATGCTGCCCTACACACTGGCCTACCCACCGCTACCCGCTGTTAtggcacacgcacatgcacagcACTCTTACCACCAGGTCAGCACCGGCGCGTCACACATGTTGAACGTGTACAGGTGCAGCCTCGCTGAGCACGCAGAGCACACCAGGGACCCACTCACAGCTCTCCACATGACGTCGCAGGGCCACATGCCAAACTCCGAGGCTGCTTTCTCCCCTGTGAAAATGCACACAGCGCGAGTTGGAAGCTGTCATCCTTTCCAGATAGATTCATTGCTCTCCTAA